A window from Labrus mixtus chromosome 14, fLabMix1.1, whole genome shotgun sequence encodes these proteins:
- the unc119b gene encoding protein unc-119 homolog B, with product MSYSCTSRGSSQDPSSTKKPAGNNPARDTGGADSSSNGSPTQTAAMKVKKGCNSADVGVPVTTEEDLLASAVVTPEDVLGLQKITENYLCSPDENIYNIDFTRFKIRDMETGIVLFEITKPPSTDKAGERRDIDPNAGRFVRYQFTPAFLRLRQVGATVEFAVGDMPIDNFRMIERHYFREKLLKSFDFEFGFCMPSSKNTCEHIYEFPPLSEDSIREMVLHPYETQSDSFYFVDNKLVMHNKADYSYNGGT from the exons ATGAGCTATTCTTGTACCAGCAGAGGCAGCAGCCAGGACCCATCGAGCACTAAGAAGCCTGCCGGTAATAATCCGGCCAGAGACACCGGAGGCGCAGACAGCTCCAGTAACGGCAGTCCGACGCAAACGGCGGCGATGAAGGTGAAGAAGGGCTGCAACTCGGCCGACGTGGGAGTCCCGGTGACCACGGAGGAGGACCTGCTCGCGAGCGCGGTGGTCACTCCGGAGGATGTGCTCGGCTTGCAGAAGATCACAGAGA atTATCTGTGCAGCCCCGATGAGAACATTTACAACATTGACTTCACCAGGTTCAAGATCAGAGACATGGAGACGGGGATAGTGCTGTTTGAAATCACCAAACCTCCATCCACAG ATAAAGCAGGCGAGAGGAGAGATATAGACCCAAACGCTGGCCGTTTTGTCCGCTATCAGTTCACCCCCGCTTTTCTCCGACTGCGGCAAGTTGGAGCCAC GGTGGAGTTCGCAGTTGGAGACATGCCGATTGACAACTTCAGGATGATCGAGAGACATTATTTCAGGGAGAAGTTGCTCAAGAGTTTCGACTTTGAGTTTGGATTCTGCATGCCGAGCAGCAAGAACACCTGTGAGCACATCTACGAATTCCCCCCTCTGTCAGAGGACAGCA TCAGAGAGATGGTCCTACACCCATACGAGACACAGTCTGACAGTTTCTACTTTGTGGACAATAAACTGGTGATGCACAACAAGGCAGACTACTCGTACAACGGAGGGACGTAA